The proteins below are encoded in one region of Blochmannia endosymbiont of Camponotus (Colobopsis) obliquus:
- the asnS gene encoding asparagine--tRNA ligase — translation MKIVSVNDILNEKIIINTQVVVQGWVRTRRDSKAKISFLAVYDGSCFATLQVIINHTLCNYQNDVLHLTTGCSVKIEGRVVKSIGNKQKFEVQATMVEILGWVHDPNTYPISAKWHSMEHLRKVVHLRPRTNIIGVISRIRHILAQTIHCYMNEQGFFWITTPIITACDTEGTSKMFRVSTLDLENLPYTSYRKINYKKDFFGREVFLTVSGQLNCESYACALSKVYTFGPTFRAEESNTNHHLAEFWMLEPEMAFANLEDISFFVISLLKHVVKILLNECEDDILFLSKRIDKNIFNRLENFINNKLICITYNEVVDILKKFDNQFIHPISWGKNLGSEHERFLTETYFKSPIIIINYPKDTKAFYMRLNDDFKTVAAMDLIVPIIGEIVGGSQREERLDILDLRLEELGLNKENYCWYRDLRRYGTVPHSGFGLGFERLLLYITGMQNIKDVIPFPRYPDKVDF, via the coding sequence ATGAAAATTGTATCTGTAAATGATATCTTGAATGAAAAGATAATAATTAATACTCAAGTAGTTGTTCAAGGTTGGGTACGTACTAGACGAGATTCAAAAGCTAAAATTTCTTTTCTTGCCGTTTATGATGGTTCTTGTTTTGCAACGCTGCAAGTTATCATTAATCATACATTGTGTAATTATCAAAATGATGTGTTACATCTTACCACGGGTTGTTCAGTAAAAATTGAGGGCAGAGTAGTAAAGTCTATTGGGAATAAACAGAAATTTGAAGTTCAAGCAACAATGGTTGAAATATTAGGTTGGGTGCATGATCCAAATACTTATCCAATATCTGCAAAATGGCATAGTATGGAACATTTAAGAAAAGTAGTTCATTTACGACCACGTACTAATATAATTGGTGTAATATCGCGCATCAGACATATTTTAGCACAAACGATTCATTGTTATATGAATGAACAGGGTTTTTTTTGGATAACTACTCCTATTATTACTGCATGTGATACTGAAGGTACTAGCAAAATGTTTCGTGTTTCTACCTTAGATTTAGAGAATTTGCCGTATACATCATATAGAAAAATAAATTATAAAAAAGATTTTTTTGGTCGGGAGGTTTTTTTAACTGTATCTGGTCAATTGAATTGTGAAAGTTATGCATGTGCGTTATCAAAAGTGTATACTTTTGGTCCTACTTTTCGCGCGGAAGAATCTAATACAAATCATCATTTAGCAGAATTTTGGATGCTAGAACCAGAGATGGCTTTTGCTAATTTAGAAGATATTTCTTTTTTTGTAATATCTCTGTTAAAACATGTTGTTAAAATTTTATTAAATGAATGTGAGGATGATATTTTGTTTCTTTCTAAAAGGATAGATAAAAATATTTTTAATCGTTTGGAAAATTTCATTAACAATAAGTTGATTTGTATCACTTACAATGAAGTAGTGGATATTTTAAAAAAATTTGATAACCAATTTATTCATCCAATATCTTGGGGCAAAAATCTTGGTTCTGAACATGAAAGATTTTTGACAGAAACGTATTTTAAATCTCCTATAATAATCATAAATTATCCAAAAGATACTAAAGCCTTTTATATGCGTCTTAATGATGATTTTAAAACTGTTGCAGCTATGGATTTGATAGTACCAATAATTGGTGAAATAGTTGGGGGGTCTCAAAGGGAAGAGCGTCTTGATATTTTAGATTTAAGATTGGAGGAGCTTGGGTTAAATAAAGAAAATTATTGTTGGTATCGTGATCTTCGTCGTTATGGTACTGTTCCTCATTCAGGATTTGGATTGGGTTTTGAAAGATTATTGTTGTATATTACTGGTATGCAAAATATTAAAGATGTGATTCCTTTTCCTAGATACCCCGATAAAGTTGATTTTTGA
- the cysB gene encoding HTH-type transcriptional regulator CysB, with protein sequence MKLQQLRYIVEVLNHNLNVSSTAESLYTSQPGVSKQIRMLEDELGIQIFIRSGKHLTQVTSAGKEIIRIASDILSKIDAIRFVAKEHTDPNKGKLCLATTHTQARYILPNVIREFVKLYPYISFCVYQGSPLQIAEAVYKGLVDFVITTEVAHIYSDLIMLPCYFWSKVIVLLPNHSLSIKKSVTIEELATYPLVTYTFDFTGYSDLDIAFTRAGLTPKIIFTTTDSDIIKTYVRMGLGVGIISSIAVNSESDSDLITINASSLFSRSITKIGFRRSIFLRNYMYDFIYIFASHLTREVVDAAIALRSNKDIDYMFKNIKLPFK encoded by the coding sequence ATGAAATTACAGCAATTACGTTATATTGTGGAAGTTCTTAATCATAATCTTAATGTTTCTTCTACAGCTGAAAGTTTGTATACTTCTCAGCCCGGAGTGAGTAAACAAATTAGAATGTTAGAAGATGAATTAGGTATACAGATTTTTATACGTAGCGGCAAACATTTGACTCAAGTAACTTCAGCTGGTAAAGAAATAATTCGTATTGCTAGTGATATATTATCTAAAATTGATGCAATTCGATTTGTTGCTAAAGAACATACAGATCCTAATAAGGGTAAATTATGTTTAGCTACTACACATACTCAAGCTAGATATATTTTGCCAAATGTTATTAGAGAATTTGTTAAGCTGTATCCTTATATATCCTTTTGTGTATATCAGGGATCACCGTTGCAAATAGCAGAAGCTGTTTATAAAGGATTAGTTGATTTTGTTATCACGACAGAAGTAGCACATATATATAGTGATTTAATTATGTTACCTTGTTATTTTTGGAGCAAGGTAATTGTTTTATTACCTAATCATTCTTTGTCAATTAAAAAATCTGTTACTATTGAAGAGTTAGCAACTTATCCTTTAGTAACGTATACTTTTGATTTTACTGGTTATTCTGATCTTGATATTGCTTTTACTCGTGCTGGTTTAACACCAAAAATTATATTTACTACGACTGATTCTGATATCATTAAAACATATGTTAGAATGGGTTTAGGTGTAGGAATAATTTCCAGTATAGCAGTAAATTCAGAATCTGATTCTGATTTGATAACGATCAATGCTAGTTCTTTGTTTTCTCGAAGTATTACTAAAATAGGATTTCGTCGTAGTATATTTCTACGTAATTATATGTATGATTTTATTTATATTTTTGCATCACACTTAACTCGTGAAGTCGTTGATGCAGCAATTGCTTTACGTTCTAATAAAGACATTGATTATATGTTTAAAAATATTAAATTACCTTTTAAATAA